One Alnus glutinosa chromosome 3, dhAlnGlut1.1, whole genome shotgun sequence genomic region harbors:
- the LOC133864242 gene encoding putative UPF0481 protein At3g02645, with amino-acid sequence MSSPQPTTLSSSSQSYSKFDEIRWVIQIRQALEQVQEDDDPAAEAPVCIFNVPKALLASDPDSYTPQEVALGPFHCLRPELYEMERYKLAAARSTQKQLQCRKFQNLVDQLIKLEPRIRACYHKYLDFNGETLAWMMAVDASFLLKFLGIYAMEKGKVMTKVSSRMSHLVDYGGTKSAHNAILRDMIMLENQIPLLVLRKVLAFQFSSPESADDMLLSMLMGLCKELSPFKLMEDPPKIQVSKAAHLLDFLYDMVVPKMEEPPEIIIEVEPLNEGMEGEKKSSADSSYVKQFLDETWKLLSKLNRGPILLIKKVLVSGPVKLILKLPWTILSKLPGFSILKQPVEYFFSSQDKEEAKPANETSSSNKPPLVEEISIPSVTELASSGVRFLPTNGSISTVAFDAKTFTFYLPRVSLDINTEVVLRNLVAYEASNASGPLVFTRYAELMNGIIDTEEDVKALREKGIILNRLKSDGEVANLWNGMSNSIRLTKVPFLDKVIEDVNKYHGRRWRVKVGKFMKAYVFGSWQFLTLLAAISLLLLMTLQSFCSVYSCARILPVKTTVL; translated from the exons ATGAGTTCACCCCAACCCACAACACTCTCATCATCCTCTCAATCTTATTCCAAATTTGATGAGATTCGATGGGTGATTCAGATCCGTCAAGCCCTCGAACAAGTGCAGGAGGATGATGATCCTGCTGCTGAAGCCCCAGTGTGCATCTTCAATGTCCCCAAAGCCCTTCTTGCCAGTGATCCAGATTCTTATACTCCACAAGAAGTTGCTCTTGGTCCTTTCCACTGTTTGCGTCCGGAGCTCTATGAGATGGAGAGGTACAAGCTAGCGGCAGCAAGAAGCACTCAAAAGCAACTCCAATGCCGTAAGTTCCAAAATCTGGTTGACCAATTGATAAAGCTTGAGCCAAGGATCCGAGCATGCTATCACAAGTACTTGGATTTCAATGGCGAAACGTTGGCGTGGATGATGGCCGTCGATGCATCGTTCTTGCTCAAGTTCCTTGGAATCTACGCcatggaaaaaggaaaagtgaTGACAAAAGTTTCCTCTAGAATGTCACACTTGGTGGACTATGGCGGGACGAAGTCGGCACATAATGCAATTCTTAGAGATATGATAATGCTTGAGAACCAAATCCCTTTACTTGTATTGAGGAAAGTGTTAGCATTCCAATTCTCGTCGCCAGAGTCTGCCGACGACATGTTGCTTTCAATGTTGATGGGGTTATGCAAAGAGCTTTCACCTTTCAAGCTCATGGAAGACCCACCAAAGATTCAAGTCTCAAAGGCCGCCCACTTGCTAGACTTTTTGTACGACATGGTCGTGCCAAAAATGGAAGAACCACCGGAGATAATTATCGAAGTTGAGCCCCTGAATGAAGGCATGGAAGGGGAGAAGAAATCTTCCGCAGACTCCAGTTACGTGAAACAATTCCTGGATGAGACTTGGAAGCTACTTTCAAAATTAAACCGTGGCCCAATACTTCTTATCAAGAAG GTATTAGTATCTGGACCCGTAAAACTCATCCTAAAATTGCCATGGACAATCCTCTCCAAGCTTCCGGGATTCTCAATCTTAAAGCAACCcgtggagtattttttttcctcGCAAGATAAAGAAGAAGCCAAGCCAGCAAATGAGACTTCAAGTTCAAACAAACCACCGCTGGTGGAGGAAATCTCAATCCCTTCTGTGACTGAGCTCGCGAGTTCCGGCGTCCGTTTCTTACCCACAAACGGTAGCATCTCAACCGTTGCTTTTGACGCCAAGACATTCACATTTTACCTCCCCAGAGTCAGTTTAGATATCAACACGGAGGTGGTTTTGAGAAACTTGGTAGCATATGAAGCTTCGAATGCATCAGGGCCGTTGGTTTTTACGCGTTACGCCGAATTAATGAATGGGATTATTGACACTGAGGAGGACGTGAAAGCGCTTAGAGAGAAAGGGATCATTTTGAACCGTTTGAAGAGCGATGGAGAGGTGGCAAATCTGTGGAATGGAATGAGCAATTCCATCAGATTGACAAAAGTGCCATTTTTAGACAAGGTGATTGAAGATGTGAATAAGTATCACGGTCGTAGATGGAGGGTTAAAGTTGGAAAATTTATGAAGGCTTACGTGTTTGGTTCTTGGCAGTTTCTCACATTGCTTGCTGCAATTTCTCTCCTGCTTTTGATGACATTGCAATCGTTTTGCTCGGTTTATAGCTGCGCTCGCATTCTTCCTGTCAAGACCACAGTCCTATGA
- the LOC133864898 gene encoding pentatricopeptide repeat-containing protein At1g80550, mitochondrial, translating to MLSPIASRRLNLFPLLSRTYSLLSSSQSFSTKPISDLHSNPSKALSDPTTVCETLSSYCNDWERAFEFFNWVKTQFHFQHNTDTCNRMIDIFGKFFEFELSWDLIRQMKENPLRRPNHTTFRIMFKRYICAHLVKEALDMYDSLEEFDLKDETSFFNLIDALCEYKHVVEAQDLCFGKNKKFNVNANNTKIHNMILRGWFKMGWWSKCREFWEEMDKKGVRKDLHSYSIYMDIMCKSEKPWKAVKLYKEMKKKGIRLDVVAYNTVIRAIGLSEGVDCSVRVFREMRDLGCKPNVVTYNTIIKLYCENGRYKNAYELLDRMHDWGCVPDVITYNCIFRSLEKPREILRLFDRMIESGVHPRMDTYVMLLRKFGRWGFLRPVFIVWKNMEKLGCSPDESAYNALIDALVEKGMLDMARKYDEEMLAKGLSAKPRAELGQSEGSLDRDL from the coding sequence ATGCTTTCTCCGATCGCCTCCAGGCGCCTTAacctcttccctcttctctctcGCACCTACTCCCTCCTCTCATCCTCTCAATCTTTCTCCACCAAACCCATTTCAGATTTGCACTCCAACCCCTCAAAGGCCCTCTCAGACCCCACTACTGTTTGCGAGACCCTCTCCTCCTACTGCAACGATTGGGAGCGCGCGTTCGAGTTCTTCAACTGGGTAAAAACCCAGTTCCATTTCCAACACAACACCGATACTTGCAATCGTATGATCGATATTTTTGGTAAGTTCTTCGAATTCGAACTCTCTTGGGACTTGATTCGACAAATGAAAGAAAACCCATTACGGAGGCCAAACCACACAACGTTTCGCATAATGTTTAAGCGCTATATATGTGCTCATTTAGTTAAAGAAGCTCTAGATATGTATGATTCGTTAGAAGAGTTTGATTTGAAGGATGAGACGTCGTTTTTTAATCTTATTGATGCGTTATGCGAGTACAAGCATGTGGTTGAGGCACAAGACTTGTGTTTTGGGAAGAACAAGAAGTTCAATGTGAATGCGAATAATACGAAGATTCATAATATGATTCTTCGCGGGTGGTTTAAGATGGGGTGGTGGAGTAAGTGTAGGGAGTTTTGGGAAGAGATGGATAAAAAAGGTGTTCGTAAAGATTTGCATTCATATTCCATATACATGGATATAATGTGCAAAAGTGAGAAGCCATGGAAGGCTGTGAAATTGTATAAGGAGATGAAGAAGAAGGGGATAAGGCTGGATGTGGTGGCGTATAATACGGTTATTCGTGCTATTGGTCTTTCGGAGGGTGTGGATTGTTCAGTTCGGGTATTTAGGGAAATGAGGGACTTGGGTTGTAAGCCTAATGTTGTGACTTATAATACAATTATTAAGCTGTACTGTGAAAATGGGAGATATAAAAATGCTTATGAGTTGCTCGATCGAATGCATGACTGGGGTTGTGTACCGGATGTGATTACATACAACTGCATTTTCAGGAGTCTTGAGAAGCCCAGGGAGATTCTTCGACTGTTTGATAGGATGATTGAAAGTGGGGTTCATCCACGTATGGACACTTATGTGATGCTTCTGAGAAAATTTGGGAGATGGGGGTTTCTTCGTCCAGTTTTTATTGTATGGAAGAATATGGAGAAACTTGGGTGTAGTCCGGATGAGTCTGCTTACAATGCTTTAATTGATGCTTTGGTGGAGAAAGGAATGTTAGATATGGCCCGGAAGTATGATGAAGAGATGTTAGCAAAAGGGCTTTCAGCTAAACCAAGGGCTGAGCTGGGGCAGAGCGAAGGATCTCTTGACAGGGATTTGTGA